The proteins below come from a single Chitinophaga pinensis DSM 2588 genomic window:
- a CDS encoding ligase-associated DNA damage response exonuclease, which yields MVLQFTDKGIYCPAGDFYIDPWQPVERAVITHAHSDHARYGSKHYLCQHDSVYLLQLRLGQDISVQGVAFGEVVRYNGVSISLHPAGHIIGSAQVRVQQGNEVWVFSGDYKVENDGISGQFEPVPCNTFITECTFGLPIYNWQPQAVIFSNIRQWVQDNQAAGKNSVILGYSLGKAQRLLYHLRDVTEQIWAHGAIYIPHQLLREKGWDLPEIHRITPETPTAAYKNNLIIGPPSAADTSWMRRFNPYALGVCSGWMQVRGNMRRRNADAGFALSDHADWTGLLQAVRATGAEKVYTTHGFSSAFARYLTENGIPAQEVKTEYGDTDEELNIPETTPNEQ from the coding sequence ATGGTACTCCAATTCACCGACAAAGGCATTTACTGTCCGGCAGGCGACTTCTACATCGACCCCTGGCAGCCCGTGGAAAGGGCCGTTATCACCCATGCACACTCCGACCATGCCCGTTATGGCAGCAAACATTATCTCTGTCAGCACGACAGCGTTTACCTGTTGCAGCTCAGACTTGGCCAGGATATCAGCGTACAGGGAGTCGCCTTCGGCGAAGTCGTACGGTATAATGGGGTCAGTATTTCCCTGCATCCCGCCGGACATATCATCGGCTCAGCACAGGTAAGGGTACAACAGGGCAATGAAGTATGGGTATTCAGCGGGGATTATAAAGTGGAAAATGATGGTATCTCCGGGCAATTTGAACCCGTGCCCTGCAATACGTTTATTACAGAATGCACCTTTGGTCTGCCGATATACAACTGGCAACCACAGGCCGTTATTTTCAGCAATATCCGGCAGTGGGTACAGGACAACCAGGCAGCGGGCAAAAACAGCGTCATACTGGGGTATAGTCTTGGGAAAGCGCAACGCCTGTTATACCATCTGCGTGACGTAACAGAACAGATCTGGGCGCATGGCGCGATTTACATCCCCCATCAGTTACTACGGGAGAAAGGCTGGGATTTACCGGAGATACATCGGATCACCCCGGAAACGCCGACAGCTGCCTATAAAAATAACCTGATTATAGGACCACCATCTGCGGCTGACACCTCCTGGATGCGGCGATTTAATCCATATGCACTGGGCGTATGCAGCGGATGGATGCAGGTACGCGGAAATATGCGCCGGCGGAATGCAGACGCCGGATTTGCCCTCTCCGATCATGCCGACTGGACGGGTCTTTTACAGGCAGTCAGAGCCACAGGGGCAGAGAAAGTGTATACCACCCATGGTTTCAGCAGCGCCTTCGCCCGCTATCTGACTGAAAACGGGATTCCCGCACAGGAAGTAAAGACAGAATATGGCGATACTGACGAAGAACTCAATATACCGGAAACCACTCCCAATGAGCAATAA